A part of Myxococcus landrumus genomic DNA contains:
- a CDS encoding lysophospholipid acyltransferase family protein — translation MLERLGDRVKKGLREWTDRMANDEQKARMQAMARPENEYGVDPFGYNLDFSLSAVAPFLWLYRNYFRVETYGIEKVPAGRVLLVSNHSGQVPLDGAMIGVSLMLEATPPRAVRSMVEKWVPSLPYVSTFMARMGQIVGTPENCRRLLESDEAILVFPEGTRGINKLWPQRYQLQEFGLGFMRLALETRTPIVPVAVVGAEEQAPALMDLKPVAKLLGFPSFPITPTGLPFPLPTKYRLYYGDPMHFTGRPDDEDSELDKKVRTVKGAIQSMLHQGLKERRGVFW, via the coding sequence ATGCTGGAGCGTCTCGGCGACCGAGTGAAGAAGGGCCTGCGGGAGTGGACCGACCGCATGGCCAATGACGAGCAGAAGGCTCGCATGCAGGCCATGGCTCGTCCGGAGAACGAGTACGGGGTGGACCCCTTCGGGTACAACCTCGACTTCAGCCTCTCCGCGGTGGCTCCCTTCCTCTGGCTCTACCGGAACTACTTCCGCGTGGAGACCTACGGCATCGAGAAGGTCCCCGCCGGACGGGTGCTGCTGGTGTCCAACCACTCCGGGCAGGTCCCCCTGGATGGCGCCATGATTGGCGTGTCCCTGATGCTGGAGGCCACGCCCCCTCGCGCCGTGCGCAGCATGGTGGAGAAGTGGGTGCCGTCCCTGCCGTACGTCTCCACGTTCATGGCGCGCATGGGGCAGATTGTCGGCACGCCGGAGAACTGCCGGCGGCTGCTCGAGTCGGATGAGGCCATCCTCGTCTTCCCCGAGGGCACCCGCGGCATCAACAAGCTGTGGCCCCAGCGCTACCAGCTCCAGGAGTTCGGCCTGGGCTTCATGCGCCTGGCGCTGGAGACGCGCACGCCCATCGTCCCCGTGGCCGTCGTCGGCGCGGAGGAGCAGGCCCCGGCGCTCATGGACCTCAAGCCCGTGGCGAAGCTGTTGGGCTTCCCGTCGTTCCCCATCACCCCCACGGGCCTGCCTTTCCCGCTGCCCACGAAGTACCGGCTGTACTACGGCGACCCCATGCACTTCACCGGGCGCCCGGACGACGAGGACAGCGAGCTGGACAAGAAGGTCCGCACCGTGAAGGGCGCCATCCAGTCCATGCTCCACCAGGGGCTCAAGGAGCGCCGGGGGGTGTTCTGGTGA
- a CDS encoding esterase/lipase family protein, with product MLFVHGLGDDASAFDALRQRLEHEGWPHLHALSLAPNDGSESLSVLARQVAHEAQALRARTGARRVDVVAFSMGALVTRYWVQLLGGRLMVRRFISISGPHGGSALAFLARGKGITQMRPGSRLLRALERDTHPWGNTEVHSFWSPWDLMIVPASSSRLPGACERVFPVLFHPWMLTDGRVHDAVVDVLGSPSVAR from the coding sequence GTGTTGTTCGTCCATGGACTGGGCGACGACGCGAGCGCCTTCGACGCCCTCCGCCAGCGACTGGAGCACGAGGGGTGGCCGCATCTGCATGCCCTCTCGCTCGCGCCGAACGACGGAAGCGAGAGCCTCTCCGTCCTCGCGCGTCAGGTGGCGCATGAAGCCCAGGCCCTGCGCGCCCGCACGGGTGCGCGCCGCGTCGACGTCGTGGCCTTCAGCATGGGGGCGCTCGTCACGCGCTACTGGGTGCAGTTGTTGGGCGGCAGGCTGATGGTGCGGCGCTTCATCTCCATCTCGGGTCCGCACGGTGGCTCCGCGCTGGCGTTCCTGGCGCGAGGCAAGGGCATCACCCAGATGCGACCGGGAAGCCGGCTGCTCCGGGCCCTCGAGCGAGACACCCACCCGTGGGGCAACACGGAGGTGCACAGCTTCTGGTCGCCGTGGGACCTGATGATTGTGCCCGCGTCCAGCTCACGCCTGCCGGGTGCCTGCGAGCGCGTCTTCCCGGTGCTCTTCCACCCGTGGATGCTCACGGATGGGCGGGTGCATGACGCGGTGGTGGACGTGCTCGGCTCGCCATCGGTGGCGAGGTGA
- a CDS encoding polysaccharide deacetylase family protein, with protein sequence MRLASISVDLDSLPHYCRIHGLPESLLDARARSLVHAVAVPRFMELLGAVGVPGTFFAIGEDLEADANAATGMRAAHAAGIEVASHSHAHDYALTRRGPAAILDDLQRADAAILAATGVRPEGFRAPGYTLNADLYAATEALGYRYGSSAFPATPYYAAKAAVMGALALAGRPSRSVLDTPRVLLAPRVPYRPDPARPYQRGSGSVVELPMAVTPGLRFPFIGTFATTLPLSTLRAAWRMCRGDAFFNFELHGVDVLDASDGIPGELVRQQRDLRVSAATKLARLREIFGWLRAECDVVTLRDAAGRLSPAL encoded by the coding sequence GTGAGGCTGGCGTCCATCTCCGTCGACCTCGACTCGCTGCCGCACTACTGCCGCATCCACGGGCTCCCCGAGTCCCTGCTGGATGCGCGCGCCCGCTCCCTGGTCCACGCGGTGGCGGTGCCGCGCTTCATGGAGCTGCTCGGCGCGGTGGGTGTGCCGGGCACCTTCTTCGCCATTGGCGAGGACCTGGAGGCGGACGCGAACGCCGCCACGGGCATGCGCGCGGCCCACGCGGCCGGCATCGAGGTGGCGAGCCACAGCCACGCCCACGACTACGCGCTCACGCGCCGAGGCCCCGCCGCCATCCTGGACGACCTCCAGCGCGCGGACGCCGCCATCCTCGCGGCCACGGGTGTTCGGCCCGAGGGCTTCCGCGCTCCGGGCTACACGCTCAACGCGGACCTCTACGCGGCCACCGAGGCGCTGGGGTACCGGTATGGCTCGTCCGCCTTTCCCGCCACGCCGTACTACGCGGCGAAGGCGGCGGTGATGGGGGCGCTGGCCCTGGCGGGGCGGCCCTCCCGCTCCGTGCTGGATACGCCGCGCGTGCTGCTCGCGCCCCGGGTTCCGTACCGTCCGGACCCGGCGCGGCCCTACCAGCGAGGCTCGGGCTCCGTGGTGGAGCTGCCCATGGCGGTGACCCCCGGGCTGCGCTTCCCGTTCATCGGCACGTTCGCCACCACGCTGCCGCTGAGCACCCTGCGCGCGGCCTGGCGCATGTGCCGCGGCGATGCCTTCTTCAACTTCGAGCTGCATGGCGTGGACGTGTTGGACGCCTCGGACGGCATTCCTGGCGAGCTGGTCCGCCAGCAGCGGGACTTGCGCGTGAGCGCGGCGACGAAGCTCGCGCGGCTGCGCGAAATCTTCGGCTGGCTCCGGGCCGAGTGTGACGTCGTCACCCTGCGCGACGCCGCGGGGCGCTTGTCTCCCGCGCTGTGA
- a CDS encoding glycosyltransferase family 2 protein, translated as MAPHLSVVIPVYNEESIIASAAEELRQGLDARGLDYEIIFAENGSKDATTSILEEMCARNPRMRWFHSERPNYGVALKAGILMARGTYVVCDEIDLCDLTFYDAALPRLERGEADMVVGSKAAKGASDQRPLIRRAATRVHNKLLKVTLGFQGTDTHGLKAFRREALLPVIQKCVVDMDVFASEFVIRAWREGLKVMEIPIQLHEKRQPSIHLFKRVPNVLKNVGKLFYVIRVRGT; from the coding sequence ATGGCACCGCACCTGTCTGTCGTCATCCCGGTCTACAACGAGGAGTCCATCATCGCCTCGGCGGCGGAAGAGCTACGCCAGGGGTTGGATGCACGTGGGCTCGACTACGAAATCATCTTCGCGGAGAACGGCTCGAAGGACGCCACGACGAGCATCCTCGAGGAGATGTGCGCTCGAAATCCTCGGATGCGCTGGTTCCACTCCGAGCGTCCCAACTACGGCGTCGCCCTCAAGGCGGGAATCCTCATGGCCCGGGGCACGTACGTCGTCTGTGACGAAATCGACCTCTGCGACCTCACCTTCTACGACGCGGCGCTGCCCCGGCTGGAGCGCGGCGAGGCGGACATGGTGGTGGGGTCCAAGGCGGCCAAGGGCGCCAGTGACCAGCGGCCCCTCATCCGCCGCGCGGCCACGCGGGTGCACAACAAGCTCCTCAAGGTGACGCTGGGCTTTCAGGGCACGGACACGCATGGGCTCAAGGCGTTCCGCCGCGAGGCGCTCCTGCCCGTCATCCAGAAGTGCGTGGTGGACATGGATGTGTTCGCCAGCGAGTTCGTCATCCGCGCCTGGCGCGAGGGGCTGAAGGTGATGGAGATTCCCATCCAGCTCCACGAGAAGCGCCAGCCCTCCATCCACCTCTTCAAGCGCGTGCCCAACGTCCTCAAGAACGTGGGCAAGTTGTTCTACGTCATCCGCGTGCGTGGCACGTGA
- a CDS encoding protoporphyrinogen/coproporphyrinogen oxidase, whose product MEPIVILGAGLAGLSTAHFLQKPWRLIEKSDRVGGLIKTEVIDGCYFDPTGHWLHLRDPEIQEWVNTRWLPGQMVRIQRKAGIFTRGVFTRFPYQVNTHGLPPDVVAENLMGFVEAIHGEKGRALREREPKDFEEFILRYMGEGFAKNFMVPYNQKLWTVHPREMSAAWVGRFVPRPTLKEVVDGALGAGTDAVGYNASFLYPREGGIESLARAMLRGLEGGELSVRTEPTFIDWKARKVALSDGRMLSYSGLVSTVSLPGLVRLLAQGPSGVPDEVVAAAKRLRATTVTYVAVAARGANRQPWHWIYLPEPEFHTYRIGSPSAVYDALAPKDTATFYVEYSHHGELSPATAEKYAVEDLLRSQMIHSADDILFAQAREIPHAYVLYDEAYGPAKTEILRFLEHAGILTAGRYGQWEYSSMEDAILAGRACARALNG is encoded by the coding sequence ATGGAACCCATCGTCATCCTGGGAGCAGGTCTCGCGGGCCTGTCCACGGCGCACTTCCTCCAGAAGCCCTGGCGTCTCATCGAGAAGTCGGACCGCGTCGGCGGACTCATCAAGACCGAGGTCATCGACGGGTGTTATTTCGACCCCACCGGCCACTGGCTGCACCTGCGCGACCCTGAAATCCAGGAGTGGGTGAACACGCGCTGGCTGCCCGGGCAGATGGTGCGCATCCAGCGCAAGGCGGGAATCTTCACGCGCGGCGTCTTCACGCGCTTCCCGTACCAGGTGAACACCCACGGCCTGCCGCCCGACGTCGTGGCGGAGAACCTGATGGGCTTCGTGGAGGCCATCCACGGCGAGAAGGGCCGCGCGCTGCGGGAGCGGGAGCCCAAGGACTTCGAGGAGTTCATCCTCCGCTACATGGGCGAGGGCTTCGCGAAGAACTTCATGGTGCCCTACAACCAGAAGCTCTGGACGGTGCACCCGCGCGAGATGTCCGCGGCCTGGGTCGGACGCTTCGTGCCTCGTCCGACGCTCAAGGAAGTCGTGGACGGAGCCCTGGGCGCCGGCACCGACGCCGTGGGCTACAACGCGTCCTTCCTCTACCCCCGAGAGGGCGGCATCGAGAGCCTCGCGCGCGCCATGCTGCGCGGCCTCGAGGGCGGTGAGTTGAGCGTGCGCACCGAGCCCACGTTCATCGACTGGAAGGCGCGCAAGGTCGCGCTGTCCGATGGCAGGATGCTGTCCTATTCAGGACTGGTGTCCACCGTGTCCTTGCCCGGCCTGGTGCGCCTGTTGGCACAGGGGCCCTCGGGTGTTCCCGATGAGGTCGTCGCCGCGGCGAAGCGTCTGCGCGCCACCACTGTCACCTATGTCGCGGTGGCCGCGCGGGGCGCCAACCGCCAGCCCTGGCATTGGATCTACCTGCCGGAGCCGGAGTTCCACACGTACCGCATCGGCTCACCGTCCGCCGTCTACGACGCGCTGGCACCGAAGGACACCGCCACCTTCTACGTGGAGTACAGCCACCACGGCGAGCTGTCCCCGGCCACCGCGGAGAAGTACGCCGTGGAGGACCTGCTGCGCTCGCAGATGATCCACTCCGCGGACGACATCCTCTTCGCCCAGGCGCGTGAGATTCCCCACGCCTACGTGCTCTATGACGAGGCCTACGGGCCGGCGAAGACGGAAATCCTTCGTTTCCTGGAGCACGCTGGCATCCTCACAGCGGGGCGTTATGGACAGTGGGAGTACTCGTCCATGGAGGACGCCATCCTCGCGGGACGGGCGTGTGCTCGGGCGCTGAACGGTTGA
- a CDS encoding tetratricopeptide repeat protein: protein MKVSCPSCQTNYNIDDKRIPPGGAKLKCARCQTTFPIKPESVSAPAPAAPSPAAIPLPGQATAPAAAIPLPGAAPSASAAIPLPGASPSPSAAIPLPGSAPSGASPQAIPLPGASGFGGGAIPLPGASAPADSFSFDSGAIPLPGATSHPTTAFGQDSGAIPLPGAAPSAAIAMGAGPAAIPLPGSAAPFDSGAIPLPGATDPFGEGFDDVAPPAHEDRDVTRVVAIPLPNAAYREQVSAAPPSSARDFDFSDDALAPPVDDAQAAYGTADMSGTARDFDFSDDALPVPAQPEPDPFAFDVETPSGEASSFALPPTPNPGQGAIPVEENPFALPPPPAYAQQPVTDNPFALPPPPEYAQPAMDDPFALAPPPEYAQPAMDDPFALPPPPAYGQQPAMDDPFALPPPPAYSQPPVTDDPFALPPPPAYGQQSMGDDAFALPPPPDGGPSFDFGELPAPVDPYSAAPVAPAMDFSDLPAPAAPAMDFSDLPSPAAPQGASFDFAAPPQSAPMPDFSLDFADPAPPPPAAPPPASFNPSMDFGDVDFGAPSAPAPGIPDSLEFDPTARPTDDLEADLSDPLPPPPNAGPADGLEMLSFIDDAASRDAGAQAGAKVRRFHVRRRSGKVFGPFDEGVVVKMLEDGQLLGNEDVSLDSETWSAIGTIPTFAAAIQRLMEGPAKVVAAAPVATTATDADAPRADGNGTQANMRRLEQLYEGRMAAVSVVDRSGANEKLKKRIPLFVAAGVAAVVLAIGAGTEFGTRYGAFGRRAMFPARVSDGSPEAQLVTQAKQALLQDTFASYQQAQTLSAQALQQKEYPAVRSLWCQSVTYLQRKYSAAQATDMARCREALPDIALLGEKDVDFIKAGAALSLAGRQADAALVPLMDAFSREGNQGDLELAFLVAEAQSMKRERDAAIETLKKVLAVDPKSAKAHHAMGNLHQAAGRADEAAAAYTAALEADRKHASSAVELAAVQLLVRKDVEKGAQSVEEALAQDVQSALGPAELARARGLKGVALFSQHKPREAEAELKAALEQDPESDFIKAQLAHVMRAQRNYEGALPLYTALASEASDNLEYADGHISSLVMTGKMQAALEAVQKASERFPSEARIAYLYGRIEDALDKLSEAEGHYKRAIAADTNLVEANLYLGRFYLRQRRNAEARTQLEQAASKAPDHAGVRAGLGELALAENNALLGQQEFDRAVQLDPNLADAHLGLSRVALLAGDLEKAQVEANRALELDPHLLKDGRLQRGIVLWRLGKLDEAVAELEKAKGEDPRSTTIPITLGAVLLERGDLPGAESNLGLALSNEPSNHEALYYLALVKAKRLEFTLAMDAMRKAVERAPKRPDYHYAYGVILRDAKNLPDAMREWRAAVDLDPANADAHEALGHAHLELGEFDEAISSFEESLKSDPRRTRVLGSIGDAFFNAARWNDAIQRYQKALKADTKLTYVYYKVARAFTEQAQHAKAIDWYRKAATAEPENPMTYYYLGFAYKEKNKRREAVQAFESYLEKKPDASDKKDIEEEIYDLRN from the coding sequence ATGAAAGTCTCCTGCCCGTCTTGCCAGACGAATTACAACATCGATGACAAGCGGATCCCCCCGGGAGGCGCGAAGCTCAAGTGCGCCCGGTGCCAGACCACCTTCCCCATCAAACCCGAGTCGGTGAGCGCGCCGGCCCCCGCCGCGCCATCTCCCGCCGCCATTCCCCTCCCGGGACAGGCCACCGCACCCGCCGCCGCGATTCCGCTTCCCGGCGCCGCGCCGTCCGCCTCCGCTGCCATTCCGCTTCCGGGTGCCTCGCCTTCGCCCTCCGCGGCGATTCCCCTGCCCGGTAGCGCACCGTCGGGAGCCAGCCCCCAGGCCATTCCCCTCCCTGGCGCGTCTGGATTCGGCGGCGGCGCCATTCCGCTCCCAGGTGCCTCGGCTCCGGCCGACAGCTTCAGCTTCGACTCTGGCGCCATCCCGCTTCCCGGCGCCACGTCCCACCCCACGACGGCTTTCGGACAGGACTCGGGAGCCATTCCGCTCCCGGGTGCCGCGCCCTCGGCGGCCATCGCCATGGGGGCGGGCCCCGCCGCCATTCCCCTTCCCGGCTCGGCGGCCCCCTTCGACTCCGGCGCCATCCCGCTGCCCGGCGCGACGGACCCCTTCGGCGAGGGCTTCGACGACGTGGCGCCGCCCGCGCACGAGGACCGTGATGTCACGCGCGTCGTCGCCATCCCGCTGCCCAACGCCGCGTATCGTGAGCAGGTCTCCGCCGCGCCCCCCAGCTCCGCGCGCGATTTCGACTTCTCCGACGATGCACTGGCGCCGCCGGTGGATGACGCCCAGGCGGCCTATGGCACCGCGGACATGTCCGGGACCGCGCGCGACTTCGACTTCTCCGACGACGCGCTCCCGGTCCCCGCGCAGCCCGAGCCGGACCCGTTCGCCTTCGATGTCGAGACGCCGAGCGGCGAGGCCTCCTCGTTCGCGCTGCCGCCCACGCCCAACCCCGGGCAGGGCGCGATTCCCGTCGAGGAGAATCCCTTCGCGCTGCCTCCGCCCCCCGCGTACGCGCAGCAGCCCGTGACGGACAACCCCTTCGCGCTCCCTCCGCCTCCCGAGTACGCGCAGCCCGCGATGGACGACCCCTTCGCGCTCGCTCCGCCTCCCGAGTATGCGCAGCCCGCGATGGATGACCCCTTCGCGCTGCCTCCTCCTCCCGCGTACGGGCAGCAGCCCGCGATGGATGACCCCTTCGCGCTGCCACCTCCTCCCGCGTATTCGCAGCCGCCCGTGACGGATGATCCGTTCGCGCTGCCTCCGCCTCCCGCGTATGGGCAGCAGTCCATGGGGGATGACGCCTTCGCGCTGCCGCCTCCGCCCGACGGAGGGCCGTCTTTCGACTTCGGCGAGCTTCCCGCGCCCGTAGACCCCTACTCGGCGGCCCCTGTCGCCCCCGCGATGGACTTCTCGGACCTGCCGGCTCCGGCCGCCCCCGCGATGGACTTCTCGGACCTGCCGTCCCCCGCCGCGCCGCAGGGAGCGTCGTTCGACTTCGCCGCGCCCCCGCAGTCCGCGCCGATGCCGGACTTCAGCCTCGACTTCGCCGACCCGGCCCCGCCGCCTCCCGCCGCGCCGCCCCCCGCGTCCTTCAATCCCTCGATGGACTTCGGCGACGTGGACTTCGGAGCGCCTTCAGCGCCTGCGCCGGGCATCCCCGACTCGCTCGAGTTCGACCCCACCGCGCGCCCCACGGATGACCTGGAAGCGGACCTCTCCGACCCGCTGCCGCCTCCGCCCAACGCGGGCCCGGCGGATGGCCTGGAGATGTTGTCCTTCATCGACGACGCCGCGAGCCGAGACGCCGGCGCGCAGGCGGGCGCGAAGGTGCGCCGCTTCCACGTCCGCCGCCGCTCGGGCAAGGTGTTTGGCCCCTTCGACGAGGGCGTCGTCGTCAAGATGCTCGAGGACGGGCAGCTGCTGGGCAACGAAGACGTCTCGCTGGATTCGGAGACGTGGTCGGCCATCGGCACCATCCCCACCTTCGCCGCCGCCATCCAGCGGCTGATGGAGGGCCCCGCGAAGGTCGTCGCTGCGGCGCCTGTCGCCACCACCGCGACGGACGCGGACGCGCCTCGCGCCGATGGGAATGGCACGCAGGCGAACATGCGTCGCCTGGAGCAGCTCTATGAAGGCCGCATGGCCGCGGTCTCCGTGGTGGACCGCAGCGGCGCCAACGAGAAGCTCAAGAAGCGCATCCCCTTGTTCGTCGCCGCGGGCGTGGCCGCGGTGGTGCTCGCCATCGGCGCGGGCACCGAGTTCGGCACGCGCTACGGCGCCTTTGGCCGCCGCGCCATGTTCCCCGCGCGCGTCTCGGACGGCTCGCCCGAGGCGCAGCTCGTGACGCAGGCGAAGCAGGCGCTCCTCCAGGACACCTTCGCCAGCTACCAGCAGGCGCAGACCCTCTCCGCCCAGGCCCTCCAGCAGAAGGAGTACCCGGCGGTGCGCTCGCTGTGGTGCCAGTCCGTCACCTACCTGCAGCGCAAGTACTCCGCGGCGCAGGCGACCGACATGGCGCGCTGCCGCGAGGCCCTGCCGGACATCGCGCTTTTGGGCGAAAAGGACGTGGACTTCATCAAGGCGGGCGCGGCGCTCTCCCTCGCCGGCCGGCAGGCGGACGCGGCGCTGGTGCCGCTGATGGACGCGTTCAGCCGCGAAGGCAACCAGGGCGACCTGGAGCTGGCCTTCCTCGTGGCCGAGGCGCAGTCCATGAAGCGTGAACGGGACGCCGCCATCGAGACCCTGAAGAAGGTGCTCGCGGTGGACCCGAAGTCCGCCAAGGCCCACCACGCGATGGGCAACCTGCACCAGGCCGCTGGCCGCGCGGACGAGGCCGCCGCCGCGTACACCGCCGCGCTCGAGGCGGACCGCAAGCACGCCTCCTCCGCCGTGGAGCTCGCCGCCGTGCAGCTCCTGGTCCGCAAGGACGTGGAGAAGGGCGCGCAGTCCGTGGAGGAGGCCCTGGCCCAGGACGTCCAGTCCGCGCTGGGTCCCGCCGAGCTCGCCCGCGCCCGGGGACTCAAGGGCGTGGCGCTCTTCTCCCAGCACAAGCCCCGCGAGGCCGAGGCCGAGCTCAAGGCCGCTCTGGAGCAAGACCCTGAGTCGGATTTCATCAAGGCCCAGCTCGCCCACGTGATGCGCGCCCAGCGCAACTACGAGGGCGCCCTGCCGCTGTACACGGCGCTGGCCTCCGAGGCCTCGGACAACCTGGAGTACGCCGACGGCCACATCTCCTCGCTGGTGATGACGGGCAAGATGCAGGCGGCGCTGGAGGCGGTGCAGAAGGCCAGCGAGCGCTTCCCCAGCGAGGCCCGCATCGCCTACCTCTACGGCCGCATCGAGGACGCGCTGGACAAGCTCTCCGAGGCGGAGGGGCACTACAAGCGAGCCATCGCCGCGGACACCAACCTGGTGGAGGCCAACCTGTACCTGGGCCGCTTCTACCTGCGTCAGCGCCGCAACGCGGAGGCGCGGACCCAGTTGGAGCAGGCCGCCAGCAAGGCTCCGGACCACGCGGGTGTGCGCGCGGGCCTGGGTGAGCTGGCCCTCGCGGAGAACAACGCCCTGCTGGGGCAGCAGGAGTTCGACCGCGCCGTGCAGTTGGACCCCAACCTGGCCGACGCCCACCTGGGCCTGTCGCGCGTGGCGCTGCTCGCCGGAGACCTGGAGAAGGCCCAGGTGGAGGCCAACCGCGCGCTGGAGCTGGACCCGCACCTGCTGAAGGACGGCCGGCTGCAGCGAGGCATCGTCCTCTGGCGCCTGGGCAAGCTCGACGAGGCCGTGGCCGAGCTGGAGAAGGCCAAGGGCGAGGACCCTCGCTCCACCACGATTCCCATCACCCTGGGCGCCGTGCTGCTGGAGCGCGGAGACCTTCCCGGCGCGGAGAGCAACCTGGGCCTGGCGCTGAGCAACGAGCCCTCCAACCACGAGGCGCTCTACTACCTGGCGCTCGTCAAGGCGAAGCGGCTGGAGTTCACCCTGGCCATGGATGCCATGCGCAAGGCGGTGGAGCGCGCGCCCAAGCGCCCGGACTACCACTACGCCTACGGCGTCATCCTGCGCGACGCGAAGAACCTGCCGGATGCCATGCGCGAGTGGCGCGCGGCCGTCGACCTGGACCCCGCCAACGCGGATGCCCACGAGGCCCTGGGCCATGCCCATCTGGAGCTTGGCGAGTTCGACGAGGCCATCTCCTCCTTCGAGGAGAGCCTGAAGTCAGACCCGCGCCGCACGCGGGTGCTCGGCTCCATCGGCGATGCCTTCTTCAACGCCGCCCGCTGGAATGACGCCATCCAGCGCTACCAGAAGGCCCTCAAGGCGGACACGAAGCTCACGTACGTCTACTACAAGGTCGCCCGCGCCTTCACCGAGCAGGCCCAGCACGCCAAGGCCATCGACTGGTACCGGAAGGCCGCCACGGCCGAGCCGGAGAACCCGATGACCTACTACTACCTGGGCTTCGCCTATAAGGAGAAGAACAAGCGCCGGGAGGCCGTGCAGGCCTTCGAGTCCTACTTGGAGAAGAAGCCGGACGCGTCCGACAAGAAGGACATCGAGGAAGAAATCTACGACCTGCGGAACTAA
- the serS gene encoding serine--tRNA ligase, whose protein sequence is MLDLRNVAQNFDAVVARLKTRGGNLDLGPFQRLFAERRELYVSMESLAARRNAANEEMKKKAKEDPKALDALRGDLRAVSQDIKEKESRLKEVEEEINKILLLIPNTPHESVPVGGSADENVQVSIWGEKPNLPFTPRQHFELGEKLGMLDFERAAKVSGSRFTFYKGALARLERALVTFMIDVHTQKGYTELLPPYLVLRETMMGTGQLPKFEDDAFKTLGDPERFLIPTAEVPVTNYHADEILEGDTLPVRYCAFSPCFRAEAGAAGKDTRGLIRQHQFHKVEMVKFAHPDKSLDELESMTDDACDILRRLGLHHRVMLLCTGDMGFAARKTYDIEVWLPGQNAYREISSCSDCGDFQSRRAKIRFRAQKGDKPQLLHTLNGSGLAVGRTSIAILENYQRDDGTVAIPEALWPYMGGLKELKPL, encoded by the coding sequence ATGCTGGACCTCCGGAACGTTGCGCAGAACTTCGATGCGGTCGTCGCTCGCCTGAAGACGCGGGGTGGCAACCTGGACCTGGGCCCTTTCCAGCGCCTCTTCGCCGAGCGCCGTGAGCTGTACGTCTCCATGGAATCGCTGGCCGCGCGCCGCAACGCCGCCAACGAGGAGATGAAGAAGAAGGCCAAGGAAGACCCCAAGGCGCTGGACGCCCTGCGCGGTGACCTCCGAGCCGTCTCCCAGGACATCAAGGAAAAGGAGAGCCGGCTCAAGGAGGTGGAGGAGGAGATCAACAAGATCCTCCTGCTCATCCCCAATACGCCACACGAGTCGGTCCCCGTGGGCGGCAGCGCCGACGAAAACGTCCAGGTGAGCATCTGGGGCGAGAAGCCCAACCTCCCCTTCACGCCCCGGCAGCACTTCGAGCTGGGTGAGAAGCTGGGCATGCTCGACTTCGAGCGCGCCGCGAAGGTCTCCGGAAGCCGCTTCACCTTCTACAAGGGCGCGCTGGCGCGGCTGGAGCGGGCACTCGTCACGTTCATGATCGATGTGCACACCCAGAAGGGCTACACGGAGCTGCTCCCGCCCTACCTGGTGCTGCGCGAGACGATGATGGGCACTGGCCAGCTGCCCAAGTTCGAGGACGACGCCTTCAAGACGCTGGGTGACCCCGAGCGATTCCTCATCCCCACCGCGGAAGTGCCCGTCACCAACTACCACGCGGACGAAATCCTCGAGGGTGACACGCTGCCCGTGCGCTACTGCGCCTTCAGCCCGTGCTTCCGCGCGGAGGCGGGCGCCGCCGGCAAGGACACCCGCGGCCTCATCCGCCAGCACCAGTTCCACAAGGTGGAGATGGTGAAGTTCGCGCACCCGGACAAGAGCCTGGACGAGCTGGAGTCCATGACGGACGACGCGTGCGACATCCTCCGGCGCCTGGGCCTGCATCACCGGGTGATGCTGCTGTGCACGGGCGACATGGGCTTCGCGGCCCGCAAGACGTACGACATCGAGGTCTGGCTGCCGGGCCAGAACGCGTACCGCGAGATTTCCTCCTGCTCGGACTGCGGCGACTTCCAGTCCCGGCGCGCCAAGATTCGCTTCCGGGCCCAGAAGGGCGACAAGCCCCAGCTCCTCCACACCCTCAACGGCAGCGGGCTCGCCGTGGGCCGCACCTCCATCGCCATCCTGGAGAACTACCAGCGTGACGACGGCACCGTGGCCATCCCGGAGGCCCTCTGGCCCTATATGGGCGGGCTGAAGGAGCTCAAGCCGCTGTAG
- the tadA gene encoding tRNA adenosine(34) deaminase TadA, protein MSDDEAFMQQALALAREAATLGEVPVGAVAVHDGNIIGTGFNRREMDRNPFAHAEVLALDAARKHLGVWRLTGVTLYVTLEPCAMCAGALVQSRVTRLVFGAMDPKAGAVGSLYNLAEEPRHNHRLQVASGILAEDSRILLKSFFERLRAKRRDN, encoded by the coding sequence ATGAGTGACGACGAAGCTTTCATGCAGCAGGCGCTCGCGCTCGCGCGGGAAGCCGCGACACTCGGAGAGGTCCCTGTCGGTGCGGTGGCGGTCCATGATGGAAACATCATCGGAACGGGTTTCAACCGCAGAGAGATGGACCGCAATCCCTTCGCCCATGCCGAAGTCCTCGCGTTGGATGCAGCGCGAAAGCATCTGGGTGTCTGGAGATTGACGGGCGTCACCTTGTACGTGACGTTGGAACCGTGTGCCATGTGCGCCGGAGCGCTCGTGCAGTCCCGGGTGACGCGCCTCGTCTTTGGCGCCATGGACCCGAAGGCTGGCGCGGTCGGTTCTCTCTACAATCTCGCTGAAGAGCCTCGGCATAATCACCGGCTCCAAGTCGCGAGTGGTATCCTGGCTGAAGACAGCAGGATTCTTCTGAAGTCGTTCTTCGAGCGGTTGCGCGCGAAGCGACGAGACAATTGA